A genome region from Triticum aestivum cultivar Chinese Spring chromosome 2B, IWGSC CS RefSeq v2.1, whole genome shotgun sequence includes the following:
- the LOC123042517 gene encoding 60S ribosomal protein L13-3-like gives MAPRSTRSFGSARQKKAVKIFPRPTSGPLRPIVQCQTRKYNMKARAGRGFTLEELKVIIIPLLYFLVSEEPIHDATSSDPIIGL, from the exons ATGGCACCGAGGAGCACCAGGAGCTTCGGATCTG CTCGCCAGAAGAAGGCTGTGAAGATCTTCCCCCGCCCTACCTCTGGACCTCTTCGCCCCATCGTGCAATGCCAGACCCGCAAGTACAACATGAAGGCCAGGGCTGGCAGGGGCTTTACCCTTGAGGAGCTTAAGGTGATTATCATTCCTTTGCTCTATTTCCTTGTCTCTGAAGAGCCTATCCATGATGCAACATCATCTGATCCCATAATTGGTTTATAA